In Mycteria americana isolate JAX WOST 10 ecotype Jacksonville Zoo and Gardens chromosome 5, USCA_MyAme_1.0, whole genome shotgun sequence, one DNA window encodes the following:
- the LOC142410009 gene encoding olfactory receptor 5J3-like isoform X1, producing MAGRNHSNVTEFVLLGFTDLQELLFVIFLLIYITTLVGNLGMIVLIRTNSQLHVPMYFFLSHLSFLDICYSSSITPKLLSGLLAERNVISFNGCITQFFFFAVFGTTEAIFLTIMAYDRYVAIREPLRYLAAMSHGVCVQLVVGSYAAGSLNALVHTSALLRLSFCGPNLVNHFYCEIPPLLLLSCSDTWLNEMLMAVCIGFIITTSVLAIVVSYACILLTIWSIRSAEGRHKAFSTCTSHLMAVALFYGSAAFLYFHPFSRHTEDQGKTASVFYTVMTPMLNPFIYSLRNKEVRSTLRRATNKLLSCTYSHRSRSNQTEAGITCHSGVSRRNKADT from the coding sequence ATGGCTGGGAGAAACCACTCGAACGTGACCGAGTTTGTCCTCTTGGGCTTCACCgacctgcaggagctgctcttcGTGATTTTTTTACTCATCTACATCACCACGCTGGTGGGGAACCTGGGGATGATCGTCCTCATCAGGACCAACTCTCAGCTTCACGtgcccatgtacttcttcctcagCCACCTCTCTTTCCTGGACATCTGCTATTCTTCATCCATCACGCCAAAGCTCCTGTCAGGTCTCCTTGCAGAGAGAAATGTCATTTCTTTCAATGGCTGCATcacacagtttttcttctttgcagtatTCGGCACCACAGAAGCCATCTTTCTGACCATCATGGCATACGATCGCTACGTGGCCATCCGTGAACCTCTGCGCTACTTGGCTGCCATGTCCCATGGGGTCTGTGTCCAGCTGGTGGTGGGCTCCTACGCGGCCGGGAGCCTGAACGCCCTCGTGCACACCAGTGCTCTCCTCCGACTCTCTTTCTGTGGCCCAAACCTTGTCAATCATTTCTACTGTGAAATCCCACCGCTCCTGCTACTCTCGTGCTCCGACACCTGGCTCAACGAGATGTTGATGGCCGTGTGCATTGGCTTCATCATAACAACCTCAGTCTTGGCCATCGTTGTCTCCTATGCCTGCATCCTGCTCACCATCTGGAGCATCCGCTCTGCGGAGGGCAggcacaaagccttctccaccTGCACCTCCCACCTCATGGCTGTTGCCCTCTTCTACGGCTCTGCGGCTTTCTTGTATTTCCATCCCTTTTCCAGACACACAGAAGATCAAGGGAAAACAGCCTCCGTCTTCTATACCGTGATGACCCCCATGCTCAACCCTTTCATCTACAGCCTGAGGAACAAGGAGGTGAGGAGCACCCTCAGAAGAGCTACGAACAAGCTCCTCTCCTGCACGTATTCCCACAGGTCCCGCTCTAACCAAACCGAAGCAGGTATCACCTGCCACAGTGGAGTCAGCAGAAGAAATAAGGCTGACACATGA
- the LOC142410031 gene encoding olfactory receptor 5M5-like, protein MTKGNHTPSAEFVLSGFSEQGDAQTVLFMVFLVIYVITLLGNLGMLVLIRLDAQLHTPMYFFLSSLSFLDICYSSSVTPRLLSDLLAERKVISYSACLAQFYFYAVFATTECYLLAVMAYDRYVAICSPLLYAISMSSRVCALLVAGSYLAGIMNATIHTGFALRLSFCGPNIINHFYCEGPPLYAISCTDPTVNEIMMFIVVGFNLFVTNLTILISYTYILATILRMRSAAGKHKAFSTCASHLTAVTLFYGSAASMYSRPSSRHSQDLDKVASVFYTVVTPMLNPLIYSLRNKEVKNALGRAMERNHSSEK, encoded by the coding sequence ATGACCAAAGGAAATCACACCCCCAGTGCTGAATTTGTTCTCTCGGGGTTCTCAGAGCAGGGCGATGCCCAGACTGTCCTCTTCATGGTCTTTTTGGTGATCTACGTGATCACTCTGCTGGGGAATCTGGGGATGCTCGTGTTAATCAGGCTGGATGCCCagctccacacccccatgtacttcttcctgagCAGCTTGTCCTTCCTAGACATCTGCTACTCCTCCTCAGTCACCCCCAGACTGCTCTCGGATCTCCTAGCAGAAAGGAAGGTCATTTCTTACTCTGCATGCCTCGCACAATTTTATTTCTATGCGGTCTTTGCCACCACCGAGTGCTACCTCTTGGCTGTGATGGCGTATGACCGTTACGTGGCCATCTGCAGCCCACTGCTCTATGCCATCTCCATGTCCAGCAGAGTTTGTGCGCTGCTGGTAGCTGGCTCGTACCTGGCTGGGATCATGAATGCCACTATCCACACGGGGTTTGCGCTTCGGCTGTCCTTCTGTGGTCCCAATATCATCAACCACTTTTACTGTGAGGGGCCCCCGCTTTATGCCATCTCTTGCACGGACCCCACCGTCAATGAGATTATGATGTTCATTGTGGTTGGCTTCAACCTGTTCGTCACCAACTTGACCATCCTCATCTCTTACACCTACATCCTGGCCACCATCCTGAGGATGCGCTCGGCCGCAGGCAAACACAAAGCCTTCTCTACGTGTGCGTCCCACCTCACCGCCGTCACCCTCTTTTACGGATCTGCTGCGTCCATGTACTCACGACCCAGCTCCAGGCACTCCCAGGACCTCGATAAAGTGGCCTCTGTGTTCTACACTGTGGTGACCCCCATgctgaaccccctcatctacagcctGAGGAACAAGGAGGTGAAGAATGCACTGGGGAGAGCGATGGAGAGGAATCATTCATCTGAAAAATAG
- the LOC142410009 gene encoding olfactory receptor 5J3-like isoform X2 gives MCQMAGRNHSNVTEFVLLGFTDLQELLFVIFLLIYITTLVGNLGMIVLIRTNSQLHVPMYFFLSHLSFLDICYSSSITPKLLSGLLAERNVISFNGCITQFFFFAVFGTTEAIFLTIMAYDRYVAIREPLRYLAAMSHGVCVQLVVGSYAAGSLNALVHTSALLRLSFCGPNLVNHFYCEIPPLLLLSCSDTWLNEMLMAVCIGFIITTSVLAIVVSYACILLTIWSIRSAEGRHKAFSTCTSHLMAVALFYGSAAFLYFHPFSRHTEDQGKTASVFYTVMTPMLNPFIYSLRNKEVRSTLRRATNKLLSCTYSHRSRSNQTEAGITCHSGVSRRNKADT, from the exons ATGTGCCA AATGGCTGGGAGAAACCACTCGAACGTGACCGAGTTTGTCCTCTTGGGCTTCACCgacctgcaggagctgctcttcGTGATTTTTTTACTCATCTACATCACCACGCTGGTGGGGAACCTGGGGATGATCGTCCTCATCAGGACCAACTCTCAGCTTCACGtgcccatgtacttcttcctcagCCACCTCTCTTTCCTGGACATCTGCTATTCTTCATCCATCACGCCAAAGCTCCTGTCAGGTCTCCTTGCAGAGAGAAATGTCATTTCTTTCAATGGCTGCATcacacagtttttcttctttgcagtatTCGGCACCACAGAAGCCATCTTTCTGACCATCATGGCATACGATCGCTACGTGGCCATCCGTGAACCTCTGCGCTACTTGGCTGCCATGTCCCATGGGGTCTGTGTCCAGCTGGTGGTGGGCTCCTACGCGGCCGGGAGCCTGAACGCCCTCGTGCACACCAGTGCTCTCCTCCGACTCTCTTTCTGTGGCCCAAACCTTGTCAATCATTTCTACTGTGAAATCCCACCGCTCCTGCTACTCTCGTGCTCCGACACCTGGCTCAACGAGATGTTGATGGCCGTGTGCATTGGCTTCATCATAACAACCTCAGTCTTGGCCATCGTTGTCTCCTATGCCTGCATCCTGCTCACCATCTGGAGCATCCGCTCTGCGGAGGGCAggcacaaagccttctccaccTGCACCTCCCACCTCATGGCTGTTGCCCTCTTCTACGGCTCTGCGGCTTTCTTGTATTTCCATCCCTTTTCCAGACACACAGAAGATCAAGGGAAAACAGCCTCCGTCTTCTATACCGTGATGACCCCCATGCTCAACCCTTTCATCTACAGCCTGAGGAACAAGGAGGTGAGGAGCACCCTCAGAAGAGCTACGAACAAGCTCCTCTCCTGCACGTATTCCCACAGGTCCCGCTCTAACCAAACCGAAGCAGGTATCACCTGCCACAGTGGAGTCAGCAGAAGAAATAAGGCTGACACATGA
- the OR9G1 gene encoding LOW QUALITY PROTEIN: olfactory receptor 9G1 (The sequence of the model RefSeq protein was modified relative to this genomic sequence to represent the inferred CDS: substituted 1 base at 1 genomic stop codon), translating into MGERNHSSVTSSIILGFTTDPKLQLLLFVVFTLAYVTTLMSNVTLIMVIHHSSWLHTPMYFFIGNLSFLDLWYSSLYTPKILLNCVSEDESIFSFTGCAALFFVSSGLAYTECYLLVAMAYNRYAAISNPLPDTANVSKKLCTGLVAASYLSGFANSTLITSHTFTLSFCNANVIDDFFCDLPLLVKLSXDVTGSYQVLLYFILTSNIIVTSYTSILAAVLKMHLAKEQRKAFSTCTVHLAAVTLYYGSILFIYTRPSSTCILGRDKVVSVFYTVMIPMLNPFIYSLRNQEVKEALKRLVKRQLLKRRKPGITSPKIHTARSMSLQNGPTLLKVARHTCQLLANVPSTSGQSKCHQIST; encoded by the exons ATGGGAGAGAGGAACCACAGTTCGGTCACCAGCTCCATCATCCTGGGGTTCACCACTGACCCGAAGCTGCAGCTTCTCTTGTTCGTGGTGTTCACCTTAGCCTACGTCACCACCCTCATGAGCAACGTCACCCTCATCATGGTGATACACCATAGCTCATGGCTCCATACCCCAATGTACTTCTTCATTGGgaacttgtccttcctggatCTCTGGTATTCCTCCCTCTACACCCCCAAGATCCTGCTGAACTGCGTCTCCGAGGACGAGAGCATCTTCTCCTTCACTGGGTGTGCTGCTCTGTTCTTTGTCTCCAGTGGCTTGGCCTACACTGAGTGCTACCTGCTGGTGGCGATGGCCTACAACCGGTACGCGGCCATCTCCAACCCACTGCCCGACACTGCTAACGTGTCCAAGAAGCTGTGCACGGGGCTGGTGGCTGCCTCCTACCTCAGCGGCTTTGCCAACTCCACCCTCATTACCAGCCACACATTCACCCTCAGCTTTTGCAACGCCAATGTCATTGATGACTTCTTCTGCGACCTGCCCCTGCTGGTGAAGCTCTCCTGAGACGTGACAGGCAGCTACCAGGTGCTCCTGTATTTCATCTTGACCTCCAACATCATCGTCACATCCTACACCTCCATCCTGGCTGCCGTCCTGAAGATGCACTTGGCCAAGGAGCAGCGCAAAGCCTTCTCCACCTGTACCGTCCACCTTGCCGCCGTCACCCTCTACTACGGTTCCATCCTCTTCATTTACACCCGGCCCAGCTCCACCTGCATCCTGGGGAGGGACAAGGTGGTCTCTGTGTTTTACACAGTGATGATCCCCATGCTGAACCCCTTCATCTACAGCCTGAGGAACCAGGAGGTGAAGGAGGCACTGAAGAGACTGGTGAAGAGACAACTTCTTAAGAGAAGAAAACCAGGGATTACGTCCCCAAAGATTCATACAGCAAGAAGT ATGTCGCTCCAGAATGGCCCAACTCTTCTGAAGGTTGCACGGCATACGTGCCAACTGCTTGCCAATGTCCCTAGCACCTCAGGACAGAGCAAGTGCCACCAGATTTCTACATGA